From the Debaryomyces hansenii CBS767 chromosome F complete sequence genome, the window ATCTAACTTCAGAGATAAACAACCATAAGATAAGCAATAAGTTCCAAATATCGTACCTTAAAAAATTACCAACGAGAATACAAAAGTTGGTTCAAATTCATTCCCTaaatttgttcaaaaatTTGGACTTATACCAATACATGTTGTCATGCTACATGAACGTAATTCCAAATGATAAGTATATCgataatcattattcagTGTTGCTTAATCTagatttattcaaatcttttgagaatattgaaaactatCGAAATACTTTagatattgaaacaaaGCTCATTAATTCTAAGTCGGATCAAATCTTACGACACCAATCATCTTTGAAGTCTCTTCCTGATTACTATGCCAAGCATACACAACCATCAGAAAGGCCGTTGCTATCCAAATCCCACCAAAGGAATAgtttattatcaaataactCATCCCAAACAGGGTTATACACTCTTCATAATCTGTATTCGCGTGAGAATTTAAACAACTCTCTAACTTCCCATACGTCCATTCTAAATAGTGATCATtctgatgaatttgatgtGGATAGTGAGTTAGAGTACTATGACAATAATAACATAGCGAGCATGAATTATGAGTCGGGTGATTCGGTTATCAACAAAGTCATTTTGAcaataatacaattaaaGAGAAAGGCTTATGGTGTTTCGCGTGATGTTGAGAGTTATGGCAGCACAAACGAACGTTACAATAATTACAAAAAAGACCCTTCGATTGTCATTCGATCCACGTTCAACGAGTATCAGTATCAGTTTGAACGTGACTTCGACAagatattatcatttttttaCTTCTCCCTTATTTTTATATCCTTGTTTATATCAGGGGTTGAAATAGGTATTATCTACAGCATTCTCCTGAGCCAGCTGAACTTTGACAGGTTTCCAATCGTTCAGAACATATGGCTCATTCTTGttataattattggatTAATAGTGTCTTCCTTCTTAAGTTTAATTAGCTTATTGCTAATCTTTAGGAGGTTCCATTCTTGTCCCAAGTCACATTATCTAGTAATTACTTTCGGGAGTTTTCTTATTATAACATCATTTTTTTGGTGTATGTTTATTCTATTCTTTTAACatatgtatatttaatttaatttatattgaaattttagaatGTTGTAGTCTGATCTGTTGTTGGGATTTACAAAAACTAACGAGAGAGATaagatcaaaaaaaaaatagatTCTCCCGGGGGTGAGTCGAACACCCGATCTCAAGATTACTTTGAGGTACTCATTACAGTCTCGCGCCTTAGCCAGCTTGGCCACCGAGAGGAATCTCACGACATTCAGAAAAACTAAATAACTAAGTACTTTGCTATGAGCAACTTAATCCATTTACCTTTCATGCTGCGAGAAAGATATCTATTTAAACGTATGGCATGAGAATACTTCTTTCCTAACAATTTCGTTACTACTACGatcttattgaaaaaaCTTTACTCAAGGATGTAATTCGGgttaattgaagaagttcCAGATTGCGCATATAACTAGTCAAGATCCCTCCATCGCCTCCAGGTTCCGGTAAATTTTATGCAAATCATATCATTACACGTGAAACAATACACCCAATAGAATATCTTTCAATTATTACTATAACGCACGTGCTGTTGCTTGATAAGTTATCTGAAGAATCTCACTCGCCTCATTCTGCACGCAAAAACCCGGAAACTTCGTGAAGCAGATGCacatatattcatatattccTTCACATTGGTTGATATTAGCCTCATCCTCATGATAACAGACAAAATTTTGTGATCACGTGCGAATTGGTAATTGACATTCATAGACGGGCTTTATTTAGTGGGTGATTTCTTATAACGAAAATATAAAGCAATAGttctttcttctatttcaaGTATTGATTCAAGATTACAAAATGGGAAGTCAAATAGAGGCCAGTATGTTATTTTTTGATCGGAGCAGATGTAGAAGTGAATTGTTCTGAGAAGAAGCAAAAGGGGTGCAACTTTTATCTGATAAAAAGTTTTTTTGTAAACTCATTCTAACCAATTTAGTCTCCAATATTGTCAAGAATATTGAAGGTTCAGTATTTGTGACTCAACCAGCTAAGTCTGTTGAATCGTCTTTTTCGAAGTATTTACCAAATGCAAATACTTTGATAGACTCCAACGATCCATATAGTGTCATAAATAACTATGCGGAGCATAGGACAGAAGGGGAAGAACaggatgatgaaataatcACCGTTATCACCAACGGCTCTACTATTTTCAGAAACTTGCCATTTTTGTCGTCAACAGCTTTCAAGACAAGTAAGATTGTATCACATGTTGAATTAGtgaattttgatttttcgATTGTTTCTACATTGAGAGACTTGAACGTTCCTGTTTTGGTATCACAGTCTACAAACGAGTCTGTTGTGTTTTCTAAATTGAGTTACAATTTAAGTCAAAGATTTGGTCAACCAGTTTTCCATTTCTTTGCACCTTCTAACTATCGTTCTGCTTTAAGCGAAAAGGTAGATGGTAAGATAATCATTGATGATTTATCTAAGTATGAGTTCAATGATCTTTTATCCAAGTTTGGTGTATCTCCTTTTGAAGTTGTTACAGGTAGTTCCAAGGCCCAGCATTCTATTGTTTATTTCGGTcaattaaatgatgaacTTATCAGTGCTGCTAAGAACGAGAATGTCGTATTAGTTTCAATTAAAGTTTATAAGCCTTTCGACTTGCAAAAGTTATTGACTATAATACCATCATCGGTTGAAACGATTACATTCGTTTCCCAGACCACCTCCCCATCAACGTCGTTTGCtcctttattattagatttCTTCCAAGAGTATTCCAAGTATCAaactttgaagaatttcacAAAAGTGGCTGCTGCATTCTTTGGCTACATAAAGTCGGAAAAATATTCAGAAATTATTGGTAACCTTTTATCGAACATAAAATCTGAATCTCCTGTTCAAAACTTGTCATTCGGTAAAACAAATACGGAATTGGCCACTAAGGCTAGTAAGGAAAGACATGGTGAATCTCTTAAGGCTATCACCAATGTCCATAATTTGGAACAAGCttatttaaagattttaCAACAAGTCAACACTGATAGTTTGAACATTTTGAATGAGTTTAATGCCGATAATATCGGCGTCGAAACTAATCCTGAATATGGTTATGGTGCGTACTTAAACTTCGAAGAACAACAAAAGCAATTGACAGATTTGGTTTATGCAGCTATTcaagataatttatttaaatcaattgacaacgaaaaattgattgacAATTTATCTAAGTGGTTAATTAACGTGAGAGAAAACATTGAAACTACCAGTAACTCAGTATTAGAGactataaaattattagaaacaGACACGAATTCTTCTAATGCAGCCAAGATTCTAGACTTGAaggaatatttcaaagtgAACAAAAACTGGTTGATAGGTTCGGACGCATGGTCGTACGATTTAGGGTCATCAGGTGTCCACAATTTAATCACATCGAATAAAAACATTAATATGTTAATTATCGATTCTGAGCCATACGaagataaatcaaatgataaaacTGTTAATGGATTCCGTAAGAAAGATGTTGGTTTATATGCAATGAACTATGGTGGGTGTTATGTTGCATCTGTCgcaatttattcttcttatACCCAAGTATTGCAAGCTTTTATAGAggctgaaaaattcaatggTCCTGCTATTGTTCTTGCTTATTTACCATACcataatgaatttgataatactttatcaattttaaaGGAAACTAAGCTTGCAGTAGATAGTGGATACTGGCCATTATACAGATACGACCCAACTATCGAAgatgaatcaaaatcatttatattagATTCCTCGAACttaagaaatcaattgaagaatttcttGGATCgtgaaaataaattgacTTTATTAGCCAAGAAAGATCCTTTGTTGTCTAGAAACTTGACTAGTAATGCCACTACTGAAATTAAGGCTAAGCAACTCCAGGCTGCTAATGACTCCTATAGTAAGTTATTGCAAGGATTGTCTGGTCCTCCTTTAACTGTTGCTTTCGCATCCGATGGGGGTAATGCAGAAGCAGTTGCCAAAAAGATCAATAGACAAGCTCTTGGAAGAGgattgaaatcaattgttttaGCAATGGATGATATATCAATGGAAGATTTACCAAATGAGACaaatattgtatttattgCTTCTACTTCGGGACAAGGTGAATTCCCAACTAACGGTAAACAATTTTGGGACGGTTTAAAGAATTCTAACGATATCGACTTGTCAACCATCAAATTCTCTGTTTTTGGTTTAGGTGATTCTGAATACTGGCcaagaaaagaagacaaGCATTATTACAACAAGCCAAGTaaagatttattcaataagttGAAGTTCTACGGTGGTGTTGAATTAATCGATATTGGTTTAGGTGATGATCAGGATGCAGATGGATTCAATACTGGTTTGAATGAATGGGAACCAAAATTATGGAAAGCTTTAGGGGTGGATAATGTTGAAGGTGTTGAAGAACCAAAGCCTTTGACTAATGAGGATATGAAAATTCAATCTGATTACTTAAGAGGTACTATTGTTGAAGGTTTGAACGATCAATCTACGGGAGCTATAAGTGCTGTTGACCAACAATTAACTAAGTTCCATGGTATTTATATGCAAGACGATCGTGATATCAGAGATGACCGTAAGAGTAAAGGTATGGAACCAGCATATGCCTTTATGGTTAGAGTTAGATTACCAGGTGGTATCGCTACTCCATCTCAATACTTGAGGATGGATGAGTTATCGAATGAAAGAGGTAATGGTACTTTAAAATTAACTACGAGAGCTACCTTTCAACTTCATGGTGTTGTTAAACATGACTTGAAGCCGGCTATTAGGGGTATGAATGCAGCATTAATGGATACGTTGGCGGCTTGTGGTGATGTCAACAGAAATGTCATGGTTTCTGCTTTACCTCATAATGCAAAGGTTCATTCTCAAATTTCCAAAACTGGTGCATTAATATCCGAGTATTTATTGCCTCAAACTACGGCTTATCATGAAATTTGGTTACAAGGTGAAGATGAAGGCGATAAGGCAGGAGCATCGAAGAACTGGGAAAACCGTAAGGAAGGAccaaagaaggaaaagacTTTAGTCGCAGGTAATGCATTGACTGATTTCGAACCTATGTACGGTCCAACTTATTTACCAAGAAAGTTTAAGGTTGTTATTACTGTTCCGCCATATAATGATGTCGATGTCTATGCCCATGATATCGGTTTGATTGCTATCGTCGAGGGCGACGAAGTTATTGGCTACAATGTTTTAGCTGGTGGTGGTATGGGTTCTActcataataataagaagaCTTATCCAAGAACTGGATCTATGTTTGGTTACATTGCAAAGGATCAGATTCACATTGCATGTGAAAAGATCATGTTAGTTCAAAGAGATTTTGGTGATAGAACAAATAGAAAGCATGCTAGATTGAAGTATactattgatgatttggGTGTAGAGGTCTTCAAGGGTAAGGTGGAAGAGTTATTaggtttcaaatttgaaaaagctaaaccatttgaaataaaatccAATGTCGATTATTTCGGATGGTGTAAGGATGAAACTGGTGCTAATCATTTTACTgcttttattgaaaatggtaGAATTGAAGACACACCTGAATTACCACAAAAGACCGGTTTGAGTAAAATCGCAGAATACTTGTTACAAAACGAAAGACCCGGTGAATTTAGATTGACAGGTAACCAgcatattttgatttctaaCATAaacgatgatgatttggataCTGTAAAATCATTGTTAGCTCAATACAAGTTGGATAACACAGATTTCTCTGGTTTAAGGTTGTCTTCTGCAGCTTGTGTTGCATTCCCAACTTGTGGTTTAGCTATGGCAGAATCAGAACGTTATTTACCTGAATTAATTACAAAGTTAGAGGAAGCTTTAGAAGATTATGGTTTAAGACACGATTCGGTTGTTATGAGAATGACCGGTTGTCCAAATGGTTGTGCAAGACCATGGGTTGCAGAAGTCGCATTAGTCGGTAAAGCATTTGGTGCGTATAACTTAATGTTGGGTGGTGGTCACCATGGTGAAAGATTAAATAAGATTTACAGATATTCCATaaaggaagatgaaattttaaGTATCCTTAAACCATTGTTCAAGAGATGGAGTTTAGAAAGAAATGAAGGAGAACCATTCGGTGATTTCTGTATTAGAATTGGTATTATTAAGCCAACTACTGAAGGTAAATTCTTCCATGATGATCTTCCTGAAGATGCTTAGTgtttataatttaaatagtTGTTATTATGTTTATTTCATTGATGTTTCCAATgcatttataaattattaatagtaTTTTGGCCTGTAGCTCTATATGATACAATTATGCTAGTTTTTCGTGTCGTTTAGGGTTTGCTGATCTTCCCATTCGATGTAGTTCGGTTTCTGATGttatatgaaatattagtGCTACTATTAGAGTTAGAGGTTGAATTCTCCTGTAACAGTCGTATATCCTTAAGCAAACCTTTTATTGTAGGCTTATGATGTCTTTCTATCTCTAGCACATCTTTTAGCTTTATATTCCATAGCGTTACACTAACAGAGTTTAATCTTCTTAGGACTTTATTCTCACATACTTCAGCTATTCTGTCTGATTCACTATTCAAAGTCTGTAATCTTTTATCAGCATGGTTctttatatattgtataaGCTTCGCCTTCTCTGCTTTAGTATAGGGCATGCTTGTTAGCAGACAATATAATTCACTGTGTATCTCTATCGTAGCACCAAAACATAAACCATTTCATATATCCGGTTCAGGCAcgattttaataatgatcGAAATCCACATCGGTGGCGATTATATCAAAACGAACGATAGATAACTCCAGCTAACAATCGATTGTAcaatataattcattgattGAAGTTATAAGAGGGTTGAAGGTGTTACATAAATATAGTTCAACTTATTTTAAAAAGACAATTTTGTTCCCTGATtcatattaatatatataatagtaACAAAAATGGTTCTTGAAGCTACAATGATAGCCATTGATAACTCCGAGTATATGAGGAATGGAGATTATTTAACATCTAGATATGATGCCCAGCTCACGGCAACGGAGTTTATTTTTCAGAATAAAGTTAATTCGAATCCAGAAAACACTGTCGGGTTATTGGCATATGGTGGAAACGGGCCTCAAGTATTATCAACTTTAACCACAGACTTCGGTAAAATATTGTCCGGAGCTCACGAAACAAAGATATCAGGAGAAAATCACTTTTCGAGTGGTATTCAAGTTGCAGCCTTAGCGTTGAAACACCGTCAAAATAAAGTGCAGAGTCAAAGAATCATAATATTTGTTGGTAGTCCAGTCACTGAATCCGAAAAGGATTTGGAAAAGCTAGCcaaaaagatgaagaaaaataacGTAGCCATTGATATCATAAATTTTGGTGAAGAATCAGTTAATACATCAAAGTTAGAGAAATTTAATTCGATTATAAATAACCATGATAACTCGCATCTAGTTTCTATTCCACCAGGACCAAGATTATTATATGAAGTTATTGCTACATCGCCTATCTTAGTCGAAGATGGCTTCGACATGGGTGGCAATGGCACAGATATGGGTATGGATGCATTTGGTGGAGGTAATGGTGATATCATCGATCCGAATATGGATCCAGATTTAGCTTTGGCTTTGAGACTTtcattagaagaagaaaaggcAAGACAAGAAAGAGAAGCGGCAGACAAGGCCAAGGATGAGTCCGGTTCAAATGATTTGGAACAAATTGCAGAAGATAAAGAACAACCTGAtcataataatgaagacaCCAATATGAAAGATGCcaattagaaataaaattgtcAGTGATCCGTGGATTATCAGTTATATCTTTCTAATTagattttatataaattaataaaagtTATATTCAGCATTATGGCACGCTGCGACTTGTGGGTTCATGTGTTTCGTATCCACTTCAAGTCATCAGCTTGGGAATCAAGACTTTCCTTGTCAGAAGAGGAAATAGATTCAAAAAGATTATCTTATTCTAGACTATTAATCGACACATAAAATCTATTTACATTCCCATTTCCCTCATAATTGCCAATTCATCCTCATGTTCATGATCGTCAACTTCGATTTCTTCATCCGGATACTCATCGTATTTGTTCATAGGCTCCGACCCAATAGGTATATCGTCATCAGAAAAGGGGTCATCTGAGTCGTCTGAATCATTTGAGCTCGCTGGAACATTAGTTTTCGTGTTAACTGCATCGAGAGAGGCATTGTGCCCCGAATTAGAAGCGGCAGAACCAACGTCCCTGGAAACAGCTTCTGCAGGTGGTGTGGTTGGTGTGTGATATAAATCGTCATCTTCTCCAACGAACAACCCATTAGATTGGTTCGTATTCATGAAACTCCAGTCATCGTCAGCAATGTCATGGATCCCTTCTGGACCTTGGTTTTCTGGCAATGGCTCACTCTGCTGATTCTGTGTTTCCGGCATTTCCATTCTTTCTGTATCCATTATACCtttgttttctttcaatttacGTAATTCTTGTTCTATTAATTCACGTCTGTAAAGTTTAAGTTGGCCTGACTTTGACCCAAAACTTCTGAGTAACTGTAGACAGTCCTTGAACTTAGCTTTAGGAAATAATCCATGGCACCAGAGTTGGTAGAATTGTAACATAGATGATAggtttttgaattcattttcatgTTTCAACAGTCTAACAGCCTTAGAACTCAACGATGACTTCTTCGAGGAAAGCGTCTTTTGTAATGCcttatcatttttttgaaatacccttatcaattttgaatgattcCGTATAACATAATTCAACCCTTTCagtttattaaatattctttcattGTCAATCTTGGCTATTTTGGCTCTGCTGGATAATTTGATCGTTTGATCGAGGCCCAAAAGATCATCTCCTTCCCTTTCCGCAGAACCATTAGTCTGCGACTGTTGACCTGATTCTGTTGGAACAGTTTCCTCGTGTTGGAACAAACTTAACTCTTCTTCCAAATCcatgaataattttgcGTGTTGTGATAATGAATACCCATAAACCtatgataaaataatattatcatcattaatggAAACAACGCGTCAAAATACGGAAATGTCGCGTGGAACATCATCTATATTTTATTCTAAGTGAATTCAAATACTAATCTTCACATATTCATTTGACCAAAATCTTTGAAGTTATGAAGACCAGAAGACGGATTAGGTGACAAAtgatcatttttcaagct encodes:
- a CDS encoding DEHA2F04972p (similar to uniprot|P47169 Saccharomyces cerevisiae YJR137C ECM17 Sulfite reductase beta subunit) produces the protein MGSQIEAISNIVKNIEGSVFVTQPAKSVESSFSKYLPNANTLIDSNDPYSVINNYAEHRTEGEEQDDEIITVITNGSTIFRNLPFLSSTAFKTSKIVSHVELVNFDFSIVSTLRDLNVPVLVSQSTNESVVFSKLSYNLSQRFGQPVFHFFAPSNYRSALSEKVDGKIIIDDLSKYEFNDLLSKFGVSPFEVVTGSSKAQHSIVYFGQLNDELISAAKNENVVLVSIKVYKPFDLQKLLTIIPSSVETITFVSQTTSPSTSFAPLLLDFFQEYSKYQTLKNFTKVAAAFFGYIKSEKYSEIIGNLLSNIKSESPVQNLSFGKTNTELATKASKERHGESLKAITNVHNLEQAYLKILQQVNTDSLNILNEFNADNIGVETNPEYGYGAYLNFEEQQKQLTDLVYAAIQDNLFKSIDNEKLIDNLSKWLINVRENIETTSNSVLETIKLLETDTNSSNAAKILDLKEYFKVNKNWLIGSDAWSYDLGSSGVHNLITSNKNINMLIIDSEPYEDKSNDKTVNGFRKKDVGLYAMNYGGCYVASVAIYSSYTQVLQAFIEAEKFNGPAIVLAYLPYHNEFDNTLSILKETKLAVDSGYWPLYRYDPTIEDESKSFILDSSNLRNQLKNFLDRENKLTLLAKKDPLLSRNLTSNATTEIKAKQLQAANDSYSKLLQGLSGPPLTVAFASDGGNAEAVAKKINRQALGRGLKSIVLAMDDISMEDLPNETNIVFIASTSGQGEFPTNGKQFWDGLKNSNDIDLSTIKFSVFGLGDSEYWPRKEDKHYYNKPSKDLFNKLKFYGGVELIDIGLGDDQDADGFNTGLNEWEPKLWKALGVDNVEGVEEPKPLTNEDMKIQSDYLRGTIVEGLNDQSTGAISAVDQQLTKFHGIYMQDDRDIRDDRKSKGMEPAYAFMVRVRLPGGIATPSQYLRMDELSNERGNGTLKLTTRATFQLHGVVKHDLKPAIRGMNAALMDTLAACGDVNRNVMVSALPHNAKVHSQISKTGALISEYLLPQTTAYHEIWLQGEDEGDKAGASKNWENRKEGPKKEKTLVAGNALTDFEPMYGPTYLPRKFKVVITVPPYNDVDVYAHDIGLIAIVEGDEVIGYNVLAGGGMGSTHNNKKTYPRTGSMFGYIAKDQIHIACEKIMLVQRDFGDRTNRKHARLKYTIDDLGVEVFKGKVEELLGFKFEKAKPFEIKSNVDYFGWCKDETGANHFTAFIENGRIEDTPELPQKTGLSKIAEYLLQNERPGEFRLTGNQHILISNINDDDLDTVKSLLAQYKLDNTDFSGLRLSSAACVAFPTCGLAMAESERYLPELITKLEEALEDYGLRHDSVVMRMTGCPNGCARPWVAEVALVGKAFGAYNLMLGGGHHGERLNKIYRYSIKEDEILSILKPLFKRWSLERNEGEPFGDFCIRIGIIKPTTEGKFFHDDLPEDA
- a CDS encoding DEHA2F04994p (no similarity), coding for MPYTKAEKAKLIQYIKNHADKRLQTLNSESDRIAEVCENKVLRRLNSVSVTLWNIKLKDVLEIERHHKPTIKGLLKDIRSLQENSTSNSNSSTNISYNIRNRTTSNGKISKP
- a CDS encoding DEHA2F05016p (similar to uniprot|P38886 Saccharomyces cerevisiae YHR200W RPN10 Non-ATPase base subunit of the 19S regulatory particle (RP) of the 26S proteasome) — its product is MVLEATMIAIDNSEYMRNGDYLTSRYDAQLTATEFIFQNKVNSNPENTVGLLAYGGNGPQVLSTLTTDFGKILSGAHETKISGENHFSSGIQVAALALKHRQNKVQSQRIIIFVGSPVTESEKDLEKLAKKMKKNNVAIDIINFGEESVNTSKLEKFNSIINNHDNSHLVSIPPGPRLLYEVIATSPILVEDGFDMGGNGTDMGMDAFGGGNGDIIDPNMDPDLALALRLSLEEEKARQEREAADKAKDESGSNDLEQIAEDKEQPDHNNEDTNMKDAN
- a CDS encoding DEHA2F05038p (some similarities with uniprot|Q04659 Saccharomyces cerevisiae YMR048W CSM3 Protein required for accurate chromosome segregation during meiosis and similar to CA4317|IPF2109 Candida albicans IPF2109 unknown function), translated to MDLEEELSLFQHEETVPTESGQQSQTNGSAEREGDDLLGLDQTIKLSSRAKIAKIDNERIFNKSKGLNYVIRNHSKLIRVFQKNDKALQKTLSSKKSSLSSKAVRSLKHENEFKNLSSMLQFYQLWCHGLFPKAKFKDCLQLLRSFGSKSGQLKLYRRELIEQELRKLKENKGIMDTERMEMPETQNQQSEPLPENQGPEGIHDIADDDWSFMNTNQSNGLFVGEDDDLYHTPTTPPAEAVSRDVGSAASNSGHNASLDAVNTKTNVPASSNDSDDSDDPFSDDDIPIGSEPMNKYDEYPDEEIEVDDHEHEDELAIMREMGM